One Streptomyces sp. R28 DNA window includes the following coding sequences:
- a CDS encoding STAS domain-containing protein, with product MTPDADDRAPQPTEDMAADPFRSVPPPPNAHARTRRCGAFTVVEAVGEIDLATATLLAEHLDAATARPECDVVVDLRRVDFFDCSGLRVLCRAETRARDHGGRLRVVSGAPRIRRLLQGAGLLGRFAPLSRIPGESG from the coding sequence ATGACGCCGGACGCCGACGACCGCGCCCCCCAGCCGACCGAGGACATGGCCGCGGACCCCTTCCGGTCCGTGCCACCCCCGCCGAACGCCCATGCCCGCACGCGCAGATGCGGCGCGTTCACCGTGGTCGAGGCAGTGGGTGAGATCGACCTGGCGACGGCGACGCTCCTCGCCGAGCATCTGGACGCCGCGACCGCGAGGCCGGAGTGCGACGTGGTGGTCGATCTGCGTCGGGTCGACTTCTTCGACTGCTCGGGACTGCGCGTCCTGTGCCGGGCCGAGACGCGGGCCAGGGACCACGGCGGTCGCCTCCGGGTCGTCTCCGGCGCGCCGCGGATACGGCGACTGCTGCAGGGCGCGGGCCTGCTCGGCCGTTTCGCGCCCCTGTCCCGGATCCCCGGGGAGAGCGGGTGA
- a CDS encoding CDGSH iron-sulfur domain-containing protein, which translates to MPNSPSDEPRRIKVQRQGPLLVEGPVEVELEDGTIVSSDRFRVALCTCRRSRRYPWCDTSHRDRAKDR; encoded by the coding sequence GTGCCGAACTCCCCGTCTGACGAGCCGCGCCGCATCAAGGTCCAGCGCCAAGGCCCCCTCTTGGTGGAGGGCCCGGTGGAAGTGGAGTTGGAGGACGGCACGATCGTCAGCTCCGACCGCTTCCGTGTCGCCCTGTGCACCTGCCGCCGCAGCCGCCGCTACCCGTGGTGCGACACCAGCCACCGCGACCGGGCGAAGGATCGGTAA